Proteins from one Belonocnema kinseyi isolate 2016_QV_RU_SX_M_011 chromosome 8, B_treatae_v1, whole genome shotgun sequence genomic window:
- the LOC117178719 gene encoding uncharacterized protein LOC117178719, translating into MFLEASKESTLLASRLALHGTEWRFNPPGAPHFGGIWEATVKSAKHHIRRVIGDTMLTYEEMSTFLVQVEACLNSKSLQSMSDDPDDLTALTLGHFLIGESLNSIPGPSYIKITSNRLSRWQLLQQMRQHFWQRWFSDYLKDLQPRSKWRTPYPSLEVGDLAFIRDENSPPTK; encoded by the coding sequence ATGTTTTTAGAAGCTTCAAAAGAGTCAACCCTTTTAGCTTCGCGTCTCGCTTTGCATGGCACAGAGTGGCGATTCAATCCACCAGGTGCGCCGCACTTTGGAGGAATTTGGGAAGCGACAGTGAAGTCAGCAAAACACCACATTCGGCGAGTCATCGGAGATACTATGCTCACATACGAAGAAATGAGCACATTTCTGGTTCAAGTAGAGGcctgtttaaattcaaaatctcttCAGTCTATGTCCGATGATCCCGATGATCTAACAGCTCTTACTCTAGGTCATTTTTTGATTGGAGAATCTCTCAACAGTATCCCTGGGCCAAGTTACATTAAAATTACCTCAAATCGCTTATCTCGATGGCAATTGTTGCAACAAATGCGGCAGCATTTCTGGCAACGTTGGTTCTCGGACTACCTGAAAGATCTTCAACCTCGCTCGAAGTGGAGGACTCCTTATCCATCACTTGAAGTTGGTGATCTCGCTTTTATCCGTGATGAAAATTCACCACCAACAAAGTGA